The Podarcis raffonei isolate rPodRaf1 chromosome 7, rPodRaf1.pri, whole genome shotgun sequence nucleotide sequence CTAtattacaaaacaaaaagggTACCTAATACCTTGTAGATAGTAaactttctgcatttttattttaggaaGAATTTGGCTTTACCATGAACCTGTTGAACATTGGTGGTGGTTTCACAGATTACGAAGCTGACCTGGAGGAGGTATGAATTTTGATTTAGCTTTTTCCTATAAAACTGGCTTATTTAGTTATTCGATTAGTTGAGATTTGCATTTGCAGTGGATATACGTATGAAATAGCTAAAGAATTAACACAGAGATGGAGGGTGGATTTATAGTCTTCAGTTCCAATTCAATTATTGTAACTTGAGTTCACAATATTATATTTGGATACAGAGCAGCCTTCcttaacctggtgcccttcagataattttggactacaagttgcatcagtcacagccagcacgtttggagagcaccaggttgaggaaggctgactTAGAAAATAAGAGTGGCAGACTGgtttgatcctggcttgtttaACCAAACCAAAGTATAAAATAATCAGCGTTCCTCTGGGTTCAAACATAACAGAGAGCACTGATtagttttaaaacaaaagttTCTGAACTTGTTGCTACATCAAAATTGGAGATGGGAACACAGTAACCTGAGGCTTGTTTGCACAATAGTAAAACACATTTTCTTGTTACATCCAAAAAGGACTTTGCAAGTTTTAATATTACAGAGCTTCTGAcgctttttaaaatgaatatttttggaAGAACTTGTGCAGTGATAAGAAGTTATAGCATGCAGGCCAGGATCCAAGGAACTGTTGATGAAAGATCAGATGCAACTTATGTAGTTGCACTTTGATTTGTTCAAGTGATATTTTGCACAGTTTAGCTAACTCTGCTTATAACTTCATAACTTTCTCAGTGCTTGTGTATCCATATGTGCTATGCATCTAAGAAGGTGGCCCGGTTTTCCCAATGAGGAAAACAACCACTCTAAACTTGGAAAGCAGATTTCCATATGTAGAAGCAGATCTTTGGGTCCCAGTCACATTTTATTATAGTAACATGTGCATCTGTATGACCTGTTTTTGCTACAGTGCTTTCTAAAAGATATTGTGCTATATGAGTACTGCTGCAAGTGTATTTTGGTCTAGTTGCACAAATGAGAAAGCAATGTGTGTGATTTGGTTCTCCAGTTTGTGCAACCCACATGCTGTGAGTTACCTGACTGACCTAAAATGTTTTTTGGATACAGGTTCACactgagagggaggagaggaggaacacACCACAATTGTGCTAATTTAAAACTGCAAGAGTCTAAATATCACAGCAAAATCAACCATTATTTTCAAATTACCCAAGATTTTAGATGGCTGCTTTTGAATAGACCTagattatttgaaaacaagatcaTATTTCGTAGGATTGAACATTGGGAAAAACAGCCTGATAGGAGCAGTTGTAGTCCTCTATCGGTAATGTGCTAAAATTTATACAATTCACTTGATTTTAATAGACCAGCAATAATACATCATGTATCCTTTTTATTCTGAGGTAAAATTCAGACGAACTAAGCAACTTGATTGGTtcagatttcccccctccccaagttgtGATAGTGAGTGGCACCGTTTCTCCCCTTAGCTTTCAACTTGACAAACGTTTATCTAGGAACAGACTTAAAATTTGAACTAAAGTTGTAAATTATAAATTGATACAGGCTTTTAAATAGATATTCCCCTTCTATCTTCAAGGTTAATCATATTGTCAGTCCATTACTTGATACCTACTTTCCTGAAGAATCTGGTGTGATCGTGATTGCGGAGCCTGGATGCTATTATGTTTCTTCTGCATTTACTCTAGCAGTTAATATCATTGCCAAGAAAGCTGTTCAAGATGACAAACCTCTTCTCTCTAAAGGTAGGCAAAACCTGTTCCGCACTTAAATCAGCATAAGGATTGAAGAAACAACAGCAGTGCTTTGGATGCTAGCCAAAAATTAAGCCTCTAATCTAATAGCTTATTTTCTCTTTTAGGTTGCTGAGAagcttttgtttatttcatttgtttcccTTAAAGGCCATATATAAATACcactatttatatatatatagcctttAAGGGAAACCACACAAAACAGTTTGTTAATGCTTATTGttccaatattttaaaacaatcaaAGAAAGCAGTAAAAATAagctattggggtgggggagactccTAAaaattaaatttctctccttgaaacaAGATGGTCTTTGGTCAGTCCTGGTGGCAGCTGTGAGAATGGGGGGTTTATCTCATCTTGAACATTGGGAGTTCACCAGGCTGCTGTTTTCTCTTTTTCATCTCCTGAGGTATCGTGTCTCTTCCAGTATTTGAGCTGGTTTCAATTTAAAAGACAGTTGGCTTTTTTTGAATCAGTAAGGGCTCAGCCCTCAGGAGGAAAAAATCTTTACTATTTGTAAACtagaacatattttcagtttCCATAGAAACATGCTGTTTCAGGCTTAGAGTTTTGCCTGGAGGGTTACATTTCAATTTTTGTTAAGCTTTAAGACTTCAGGGTTTGATGTGCATAGTACTGCTAATTTGTATGGCAGACCGAGGGTATACCTCTGCAGTATGTTTGTGTTCAGACTGAATTAAGTGaagaatctatctatcttatTTAATGTGCAATCTTAAGAATGTTCCAGGTCATGATTCATATTTGTCTCAGGATACATCTTATATCTGATATTCCTTCATTATGTTTCTTGTTCATATGCATGTTCCATATGCTCCTGAAAAACTTAGGCAACTGTTAAAGAAAGGGTTGTAATGGAAACTTATTGTGAAACTGTTACTAAAATGTAACATCTTTCGTTACAGTGGAACAAATAAGGAGTGATGAACCAGTCTTCATGTACTACATGAATGATGGTGTTTATGGTTCTTTTGCACGCAAATTATCTGAGAATTTGACTACTATTCCAGAGGTTCACAAGGTAAGAGCACCTTTATGTACTATAAGCTGCTATCCTATATTACCAAATGAAATTATCATTGCTTTTGTATGTGTAGAATCCTACATGTATAAACCTAAATCTAACTGTCAGAACTGTTTTCATGCAGAAATACAAGGAAGATGAGCCTCTATTTGCAAGCAGCCTTTGGGGTCCATCCTGTGATGAGCTTGATCAAATTGTGGAAAACTGTCTTCTCCCTGAGCTGAATATTGGAGACTGGCTGCTCTTTGACAATATGGGTTCTGGTGCTTTGGGTGAACAATCTGCTTTTAATGATTTCCAAAAGCCACCAGTTTACTACATAATGTCAATCAGTAACTGGTAAGTTTATATTGTGTTGTACTTTATGATTCAATCTAACTTTGACAAAACACTATGTTCAATATTTTATGAAGGAAGGTGAGCTATTTCTAAGAGCATAGACATCTCAGCAATGTGTGTACAACTTTTGAGAAACCCAAACTTCCTCTGAAAATTGTTGCAGCCCGTCCCCCAGATGCTTTTCCTTTTTCACTTGGCAACACATGCTCACTTTTAACTGAGGAGTCAGGACAATAGCTAGAGTGCTAGATTTGGACATGGGGAGACCCATGTTCCAATTCAGTGTAAAGTTTGTGTTCAACTGATCTCACAAGATACAAAGGCAATAAAGCATAATTTTATCTAGATAGTGCATGTGTGTTAGCTCTTGTTTTGTAGAGGCTGACCAACTAGCTTTGCAGatccgtatttatttattttttaaaattacatgtcCATTCATACCCATGCTAAGGTCACATGTAGTTTAGGTGCTAAAAAGAAGTATTTCAGTGCAACCACAACAGTGGTACAGTTCTTTCCTTGGGGTAGACTCTTAAAGTATTTGCTGGGCCAGCCCAAGCCTTGCTACTTGAAGCCTGGCTGCCTCTAACCAATCAGTATACAGTACTGCACTTGCATGCACTGCTATCTTGGTCTATAGGTAACACACCAGTGTGGGCAAACTGTAGCCTTGCAGATGTTAGATTCCAACATaaagtggtcaaggatgatggaagttggactaCCAgcttctggagggctacaggtttccctTTCTACTTGTTTTGTCCATCTTGCTAATTGGCCAGGACATAATTTGGCATTAAGTGAATGGAAAGTCAGCTTGTGGAAGAAGGAACAGGTTGATCTGGGTATCTAAGTTCATTTTTATCAGTCTTGCAGATTGATGGGATTTTATATATGCAGGCAGCGGCCATTTCATGTGGGGGTTTTGTCAGCAGAGCACACACAAGCACACCTGGTTatgccctcttccaggtccaaaatgaCCCACACATTGGTGATCGTGCCTAAATGGGTCACCATCTGTACAACTGCATGCTCGTAAGATGAAGAATAATGATCAAAAGTGCACAAAAAGTACCATCTATACTTTCTTCTGAATATTTGATAACATAATGGCTGGGGAAAGCTAAAATTAGGCAATTTAATTTGCTAAACTTGCAGTGTTTAGAACAGTATTCAAAATAGGAAAGGGCGGTGCTACAGTGCTTGGAAAACCCCCCAAATGAAATCTGTCTTCCCCTATTTTGCCTGAATATTGTGTGTGCTTTCCATTCCAGGTGTGAGATGCAAGATGCTGGGTTCACCTCTGACACACTGATGAAGAACTTCTTCTTTGTGCCTTCTTGCATTCAGCTGAGTCCTGAAGACTGCTTTTCTATTGCAGCTTAAACTAATGCTTCAATTAGCCTTGCAGTTGCATGTCTGTAGTCTTGTCTGGTCACAACATTCCAGTTTGGAATTAAAATGGAACAATCTTGAATGAATTATTGAAACTTGAAATCATTTGGGACCAGGCAAAACCAGCTACAACTACAATTCACTGGGGGAGTaaaggttaaaaaacaacaacatttaaactTGTCAGATCACTCAGTCCCTCAGCATTTAAACGAAATATGCAACAAAATGGATGACTTAGTTGAGATGGAAACCCATCACTTGGGTTCTCTGTTAAACAGTTTACATACAAGTACAGTTTTTATACTAAGGATTTCTGTTAGTCTTGTAAAGTTGTCTTTCCCTCTGATATCTGAAATGTCAGTGGGAAACAAGTGTGACTTCATTAGCTATGTTTAGTGTATTTAGAACGTGT carries:
- the AZIN1 gene encoding antizyme inhibitor 1; this translates as MKGFLEDANYSIGLLDEGVNVGDVIDNCIYEHTVTGNNTFFVGDLGKLIKQHIHWQNVMAPVKPFYNVKCNSTVGVLEIMAALGTGFACSSKTEMALVQDLGISPENIIFTNPCKQASQIKYAAKIGVNILTCDSELELKKIARNHPNAKLLLHIATEDINGEEEMNMKFGTTLKNCRHLMECAKELNVQIVGVKFHVSSSCKETQVYKHAISDARCVFDMAEEFGFTMNLLNIGGGFTDYEADLEEVNHIVSPLLDTYFPEESGVIVIAEPGCYYVSSAFTLAVNIIAKKAVQDDKPLLSKVEQIRSDEPVFMYYMNDGVYGSFARKLSENLTTIPEVHKKYKEDEPLFASSLWGPSCDELDQIVENCLLPELNIGDWLLFDNMGSGALGEQSAFNDFQKPPVYYIMSISNWCEMQDAGFTSDTLMKNFFFVPSCIQLSPEDCFSIAA